The following are encoded in a window of Rubellicoccus peritrichatus genomic DNA:
- a CDS encoding undecaprenyl-diphosphate phosphatase, with amino-acid sequence MSFKLLHVSWILVLSILTLNAESEPSQSVENSPTEERQLTYFDAFVLGVVEGITEYLPVSSTGHLILTNRFLGLEGGEDEASIQLAEAANAYAIVIQGGAILAVIILYWKRLVGILMGLLGRDPRGLRLFVNLIVAFLPAAVLGLLLDDFIESKLFGPLPVIIALVGGAILMLFVENWRKKQKQNQGESLSQSQDGPDLYNLGLKQCFMIGLLQCVAMWPGTSRSMMTIVGGYIAGLSPKLAAEFSFLLGLITLSAASGYKVVTNGKMMMETLSPGPVLFGIIIATIAAALAITWLVNFLSKHGLAPFAWYRIGLAIVVAIVLYI; translated from the coding sequence ATGTCGTTTAAACTACTGCATGTTTCATGGATTCTAGTGCTGAGCATCCTGACTCTTAACGCTGAGTCGGAGCCATCACAAAGCGTTGAGAACTCTCCTACTGAAGAACGACAGTTGACCTATTTCGATGCCTTCGTCCTCGGAGTCGTTGAAGGGATCACTGAATATTTACCAGTCTCCTCAACCGGGCATCTGATTCTGACCAATCGGTTCCTTGGCCTTGAAGGTGGAGAGGACGAAGCATCGATACAACTTGCCGAGGCAGCCAACGCTTATGCGATAGTGATTCAGGGCGGCGCCATTCTTGCCGTCATCATTCTTTATTGGAAGCGCCTTGTAGGCATATTGATGGGACTATTAGGGCGCGATCCGCGTGGCTTACGACTGTTTGTAAACCTGATTGTGGCCTTTCTCCCGGCGGCAGTCCTCGGCCTGCTCCTTGACGACTTTATTGAGTCCAAGCTCTTTGGCCCGCTTCCCGTTATTATCGCATTGGTAGGAGGTGCCATTCTTATGCTCTTCGTTGAAAACTGGAGAAAGAAGCAAAAGCAAAACCAAGGCGAAAGCCTGAGCCAATCCCAGGACGGACCGGATTTGTACAATCTGGGGTTGAAGCAATGTTTCATGATCGGCTTGTTGCAATGTGTGGCCATGTGGCCGGGGACCAGCCGTTCAATGATGACGATCGTTGGCGGATACATCGCAGGTCTTTCACCAAAGCTGGCCGCTGAATTCAGTTTTCTCCTTGGATTGATCACCCTGAGTGCCGCCTCCGGCTACAAGGTCGTGACCAACGGCAAGATGATGATGGAAACCTTGAGCCCGGGACCGGTCCTCTTTGGTATTATTATCGCAACGATTGCAGCGGCATTGGCCATCACCTGGCTGGTTAACTTTCTCTCCAAACACGGCCTCGCCCCTTTTGCCTGGTATCGCATTGGCTTGGCCATCGTTGTTGCGATCGTGCTTTATATTTAG